The following proteins come from a genomic window of Streptomyces sp. NBC_01716:
- a CDS encoding MMPL family transporter, with protein MAAVARWCVGHRLLVVLLWLLALGSTATGAVVAGTSYSNEYNAPGTEASRAVDLLESGFPGRGGDSDTVVWHTERGSVRAGEVERRMDVTLGDIAKLPGVASVTSPYDATGGDGASARATGPEDGESAGRISEDGRTAFAVVTYERQVDEMPAAQAQAVVDTAKKAATDDLQVDLGGGGVALTEGTTAHTAEIVGVAIAAVVLFLAFGSLAASLLPIATALVSVGTAYAGIALLGHVMTVADFAPMLGMLVGLGVGIDYALFIVTRHRKGLKRGLPVGEAATEAVATTGRAVVFAGATVCIALLGMLVLRLSFLNGVAIAASLTVALTVAASVTLLPALLSYTGGRALSRRERARLAEHGPVPDPPAGFAARWSAFVERHPRLLGGAAVVVMLVLALPTFSLHLGTSDQGNDPVTSTTRQAYDRIADGFGPGVNGPLTLVAELDGADDRLAMDQLPDTLRESADVASVGPIVFSGSGDRALLTVVPKSSPQSKETSDLVHHLRDDVLPRAEEGTSLDVSVGGVTAAYDDFAAVVVGKLPLFVGVVVSLGSLLLLLAFRSVGIPLKAAVMNVAAVASSFGIVVAIFQWGWGSELLGLGSSGPIEPFLPVIMVSVLFGLSMDYQVFLVSRMYEEWLETGDNRRAVRVGLAETGRVINSAAVIMISVFLAFVLSGDRVIAMFGVGLAAAVALDAFVLRTLLVPALMHLLGGANWWLPRRLDRWLPRISIEVPAAGRRTSGKIPARREEPAEHVPR; from the coding sequence TTGGCAGCAGTCGCGCGGTGGTGCGTCGGGCACCGGCTCCTGGTCGTACTCCTGTGGCTACTGGCCCTGGGTTCCACCGCCACCGGCGCCGTCGTGGCCGGGACGTCGTATTCCAACGAATACAACGCTCCCGGCACCGAGGCCAGCCGCGCCGTCGACCTCCTGGAGAGCGGCTTCCCCGGACGCGGCGGCGACAGCGACACCGTGGTCTGGCACACCGAACGGGGCTCCGTCCGCGCGGGCGAGGTCGAACGACGCATGGACGTCACGCTCGGTGACATCGCCAAGCTGCCCGGAGTGGCCTCCGTGACGAGCCCCTACGACGCCACCGGCGGCGACGGGGCGTCCGCGCGGGCGACCGGCCCGGAGGACGGCGAGAGCGCCGGCCGGATCAGCGAGGACGGCCGCACCGCGTTCGCCGTCGTGACCTACGAGCGGCAGGTCGACGAGATGCCCGCCGCCCAGGCCCAGGCCGTCGTCGACACGGCGAAGAAGGCGGCCACCGACGATCTCCAGGTGGATCTCGGCGGCGGCGGAGTCGCCCTCACCGAAGGCACCACGGCGCACACGGCGGAGATCGTGGGCGTCGCCATCGCCGCCGTGGTCCTCTTCCTCGCCTTCGGGTCGCTCGCGGCCAGCCTGCTGCCCATCGCCACCGCCCTGGTGTCCGTCGGGACGGCGTACGCGGGCATCGCACTCCTCGGCCACGTCATGACCGTGGCCGACTTCGCGCCCATGCTCGGCATGCTCGTCGGGCTCGGCGTCGGCATCGACTACGCGCTCTTCATCGTGACCAGACACCGCAAGGGCCTCAAACGGGGCCTGCCGGTCGGCGAGGCCGCGACCGAGGCCGTCGCCACGACGGGGCGCGCCGTTGTCTTCGCCGGGGCCACCGTCTGTATCGCGCTGCTCGGCATGCTGGTGCTGCGCCTGAGCTTCCTCAACGGCGTCGCGATCGCCGCCTCGCTCACCGTCGCGCTGACCGTCGCCGCGTCCGTGACGCTGCTGCCCGCCCTGCTCTCGTACACCGGCGGACGCGCGCTGAGCCGCCGCGAGCGCGCCAGGCTCGCCGAGCACGGTCCCGTGCCCGACCCGCCTGCCGGCTTCGCCGCCCGCTGGTCCGCCTTCGTCGAACGCCACCCCCGGCTGCTGGGCGGCGCGGCCGTGGTCGTGATGCTGGTGCTCGCGCTGCCCACGTTCTCGCTCCATCTGGGCACCTCCGACCAGGGCAACGATCCGGTGACCAGCACCACCCGGCAGGCGTACGACCGGATCGCCGACGGCTTCGGCCCCGGCGTCAACGGCCCGCTGACCCTCGTCGCCGAACTCGACGGCGCCGACGACCGTCTCGCCATGGACCAACTGCCGGACACGTTGCGCGAGTCGGCGGACGTCGCCTCCGTCGGGCCGATCGTCTTCAGCGGCAGCGGCGACAGGGCCCTGCTCACGGTGGTGCCCAAGTCGTCGCCCCAGTCGAAGGAGACCAGCGACCTCGTCCACCACCTCCGTGACGATGTGCTGCCCCGCGCGGAGGAGGGCACCTCCCTGGATGTGTCGGTCGGCGGCGTCACGGCCGCCTACGACGACTTCGCCGCGGTCGTCGTCGGCAAACTGCCCCTGTTCGTCGGAGTCGTCGTCTCCCTCGGCTCTCTGCTCCTGCTGCTCGCCTTCCGCTCCGTCGGCATCCCACTGAAGGCGGCGGTGATGAACGTCGCCGCCGTCGCCTCCTCCTTCGGGATCGTCGTCGCGATCTTCCAGTGGGGGTGGGGGAGCGAACTCCTCGGCCTGGGCAGTTCGGGCCCGATCGAGCCGTTCCTGCCCGTGATCATGGTCTCGGTACTCTTCGGTCTCTCCATGGACTACCAGGTCTTCCTGGTGAGCCGGATGTACGAGGAATGGCTGGAGACCGGCGACAACAGACGGGCCGTACGGGTCGGCCTCGCCGAGACCGGCCGGGTGATCAACTCGGCCGCCGTGATCATGATTTCGGTCTTCCTCGCCTTCGTCCTCAGTGGAGACCGCGTCATCGCGATGTTCGGCGTCGGACTGGCCGCCGCCGTCGCCCTGGACGCCTTCGTCCTCCGTACGCTCCTTGTGCCCGCCCTGATGCATCTCCTGGGCGGCGCCAACTGGTGGCTGCCGCGACGGCTGGACCGCTGGCTGCCGCGGATCAGCATCGAGGTGCCCGCCGCCGGCCGCCGTACGTCTGGGAAGATCCCCGCACGGCGCGAAGAGCCCGCAGAGCACGTGCCGCGGTGA
- a CDS encoding phosphocholine-specific phospholipase C: MATDISRRRLFALGGGAVGAAAAGSVLPPSLRAAMAAEAPAGGLDAVRHVVVLMQENRSFDHYFGTLRGVRGFGDRNAVELPTGRPVFEQPAASGTGTVLPFPVRDAAETQKKDLQYIGDLDHSWSGGAKAWNNGWMDRWISAKTAATMAYYDRADIPLHYELADTFTVCDAYHSSVHTSTSPNRNHLWSGWTGFEADGRRAVGNDAYDEGTHPGYAWPTYAERLEKAGRSWKTYTEWENFTDNNIEFFTSFKKIARTALARARELEGGAGFTYMEAFYAAVRDSDDDAVRARLLDALEEGVETLTAHERSLFERGLRRVESGTLAAAFRADVAAGKLPEVSYLVPSAVDSEHPGASSPVASAGLVYQVLDALGAHPDVWRHTVVLINYDENDGFFDHVPPPVPPVDDADERWQGLPTGLGIRVPLLVVSPWTVGGYVCSQVFDHTSVVRFLEKWTGVREPNITPWRRAVTGDLTSAFDFGRGRPQPDVEQPGSVPPFTGRWRPVPPAVQRMPVQEPGTRPARPLPYQPDAYGHLAGRAGARVLQLELRNTGRASAHFALYPYAGEFDVPQHRDVRGTAQWTVPLTGDDYRFTITGPNGFRREFAGPVSGRGAELSSTLDHHDRDLHLTLRNEGDLPVTFTVRSLGYADEADLRDWKREFTVKPGRSRHVVHSAADAHGWYDIEVTAGRGFRRRLMGHIENGKPSVSG; this comes from the coding sequence TTGGCCACGGACATTTCACGGCGACGGCTCTTCGCGCTCGGAGGTGGCGCCGTCGGCGCCGCCGCGGCGGGCTCCGTACTGCCGCCGTCCCTGCGCGCCGCCATGGCCGCCGAGGCGCCGGCCGGGGGACTGGACGCCGTCCGGCATGTCGTGGTGCTCATGCAGGAGAACCGGTCGTTCGACCACTACTTCGGCACGCTGCGCGGCGTACGGGGCTTCGGGGACCGCAACGCGGTGGAACTGCCCACCGGCCGCCCCGTGTTCGAGCAGCCGGCCGCGTCAGGCACCGGCACCGTGCTGCCCTTCCCCGTCCGCGACGCCGCGGAGACGCAGAAGAAGGACCTTCAGTACATAGGCGACCTCGACCACTCCTGGAGCGGCGGCGCCAAGGCGTGGAACAACGGCTGGATGGACCGCTGGATCTCCGCCAAGACCGCGGCCACGATGGCGTACTACGACCGCGCCGACATCCCGCTGCACTACGAGCTGGCCGACACCTTCACGGTCTGCGACGCCTACCACTCGTCGGTCCACACCTCGACCAGCCCCAACCGCAACCACCTCTGGAGCGGCTGGACCGGCTTCGAGGCGGACGGGCGCCGGGCCGTCGGCAACGACGCGTACGACGAGGGCACGCACCCCGGCTACGCGTGGCCGACGTACGCCGAGCGGCTGGAGAAGGCCGGGCGGAGCTGGAAGACGTACACCGAGTGGGAGAACTTCACCGACAACAACATCGAGTTCTTCACCTCCTTCAAGAAGATCGCGCGCACGGCGCTCGCCAGGGCGCGCGAGCTTGAGGGCGGCGCCGGCTTCACGTACATGGAGGCCTTCTACGCCGCCGTGCGCGACAGCGACGACGACGCCGTGCGGGCCCGGCTCCTCGACGCCCTCGAAGAGGGTGTGGAGACGCTCACCGCCCATGAGCGGTCCCTCTTCGAACGCGGCCTGCGGCGCGTCGAGTCGGGCACCCTCGCCGCCGCGTTCCGCGCCGACGTGGCCGCGGGGAAGCTGCCCGAGGTGTCGTACCTGGTGCCCTCCGCGGTCGACTCCGAGCACCCCGGCGCCTCGTCGCCGGTCGCCAGCGCCGGACTCGTCTACCAGGTACTCGATGCCCTCGGCGCGCATCCGGACGTCTGGCGGCACACCGTCGTACTGATCAACTATGACGAGAACGACGGCTTCTTCGACCACGTCCCGCCGCCGGTGCCGCCCGTGGACGACGCGGACGAGCGCTGGCAGGGGCTCCCCACGGGGCTCGGTATCCGCGTGCCGCTGCTCGTCGTCTCGCCCTGGACCGTCGGCGGCTACGTCTGCTCGCAGGTCTTCGACCACACCTCGGTCGTCCGTTTCCTGGAGAAGTGGACGGGCGTGCGGGAGCCCAACATCACGCCCTGGCGGCGCGCCGTCACCGGCGATCTGACCTCCGCCTTCGACTTCGGCCGTGGCCGGCCGCAGCCGGACGTCGAGCAGCCCGGGTCCGTCCCGCCGTTCACCGGGCGCTGGCGGCCGGTGCCGCCGGCGGTGCAGCGGATGCCGGTGCAGGAGCCCGGTACGCGCCCCGCCCGCCCGCTGCCGTACCAGCCGGACGCCTACGGCCACCTGGCCGGCCGCGCCGGGGCACGGGTCCTCCAGCTCGAACTGCGCAACACGGGGCGGGCGAGCGCCCACTTCGCGCTCTATCCGTACGCGGGTGAGTTCGACGTCCCGCAGCACCGGGACGTAAGGGGCACGGCACAGTGGACGGTGCCCCTTACCGGCGACGACTACCGGTTCACGATCACCGGCCCCAACGGATTCCGCCGCGAGTTCGCCGGCCCCGTCTCGGGCCGCGGCGCCGAGCTCTCCTCGACCCTCGACCACCACGACCGCGATCTGCACCTCACCCTCCGTAATGAGGGCGATCTGCCGGTCACCTTCACGGTGCGTTCGCTCGGGTACGCCGACGAGGCCGACCTCCGTGACTGGAAGCGCGAGTTCACGGTCAAGCCGGGCCGCAGCCGCCATGTCGTGCACTCGGCCGCCGACGCGCACGGGTGGTACGACATCGAGGTGACGGCGGGCCGGGGCTTCCGGCGGCGGTTGATGGGTCACATAGAGAACGGGAAGCCGAGCGTCTCCGGCTGA
- a CDS encoding PQQ-dependent sugar dehydrogenase has translation MLAAAALFVVTACSSSGGGAEPGGPAGSPSASVSEGATPPDGGAQPSAPPAKGSAKVVSTLTEDLKSPWGMAALPEGDLLVSSRDEGTITRVDSENGEKTEVGEVPGVSPGGEGGLLGLAISPSFASDTYVYAYFTTDSDNRIARMLYDPKRPVGRQLGAPDTILRGIPKGNIHNGGRIAFGPDKMLYAGTGESGETGLSQDKESLGGKILRMTPEGEPAHGNPEADSVVYTYGHRNVQGLAWDSEKRLWASEFGQNTWDELNLIEPGKNYGWPEAEGKAGKPGFVDPVEEWRTSEASPSGIAFAKGSIWMAALRGERLWRIPLAGVKPSADPQAFLEGEHGRLRTVVATGDGALWLLTSNTDGRGTPESGDDKILRVDVT, from the coding sequence ATGTTGGCCGCAGCGGCGCTATTCGTGGTGACCGCGTGCTCGTCCTCCGGCGGCGGGGCGGAGCCCGGGGGCCCGGCGGGTTCCCCGTCCGCCTCGGTGTCCGAAGGGGCGACGCCGCCGGACGGCGGGGCGCAGCCGTCGGCGCCGCCCGCGAAGGGCTCGGCGAAGGTGGTGTCCACGCTGACCGAGGACCTCAAGTCCCCGTGGGGAATGGCGGCGCTGCCCGAGGGCGATCTGCTGGTCTCCTCGCGTGACGAGGGGACGATCACACGCGTCGATTCCGAGAACGGCGAGAAGACCGAGGTCGGTGAGGTGCCCGGGGTCTCCCCCGGCGGTGAGGGCGGTCTGCTGGGCCTCGCGATCTCCCCGTCGTTCGCCTCGGACACCTATGTGTACGCGTACTTCACGACGGACTCGGACAATCGCATCGCCCGGATGCTGTACGACCCGAAGCGGCCGGTGGGCCGGCAGCTGGGGGCGCCGGACACGATCCTGCGGGGCATCCCGAAGGGCAACATCCACAACGGCGGCCGGATCGCCTTCGGTCCGGACAAGATGCTGTACGCGGGCACGGGCGAGTCGGGCGAGACGGGGCTGTCGCAGGACAAGGAGTCCCTGGGCGGGAAGATTCTGCGGATGACCCCGGAGGGCGAGCCGGCGCACGGCAATCCGGAGGCGGATTCGGTCGTGTACACGTACGGGCACCGCAATGTGCAGGGTCTCGCGTGGGACTCGGAGAAGCGGCTCTGGGCGTCGGAGTTCGGCCAGAACACCTGGGACGAGCTCAATCTGATCGAGCCGGGGAAGAACTACGGCTGGCCGGAGGCGGAGGGCAAGGCCGGGAAGCCGGGCTTCGTCGATCCGGTGGAGGAGTGGCGGACGAGCGAGGCGTCGCCGAGCGGTATCGCCTTCGCCAAGGGGTCCATCTGGATGGCGGCCCTGCGCGGCGAACGGCTCTGGCGGATCCCCCTGGCCGGTGTGAAGCCGTCGGCCGACCCCCAGGCCTTCCTGGAGGGCGAGCACGGGCGGCTTCGTACGGTGGTGGCGACCGGGGACGGGGCGCTCTGGCTGCTGACGAGCAACACGGACGGACGGGGCACCCCGGAGTCGGGTGACGACAAGATCCTTCGGGTGGACGTCACGTAG
- a CDS encoding GNAT family N-acetyltransferase, with product MFATSLGDDGAELRPLEPWQADEFLAHMDRAREFVDQHVRLGQVVFDLESARAMLVRYAQSQAADGGRIYGIWLHDTLVGGVMFRLFDAAEGTCEVGCWLEPGATGRGLVTRAVRKLIGWAVEQRGIHRVEWVASSANVASIRTAERLGMRREGVLRESSLHHGVRQDNEIWSLLAPEWSGQQRNAL from the coding sequence ATGTTCGCGACATCACTGGGTGACGACGGGGCTGAACTGAGACCGCTGGAGCCGTGGCAGGCCGATGAGTTCCTCGCACACATGGACCGCGCCAGGGAGTTCGTGGACCAGCACGTCCGGCTCGGCCAGGTCGTGTTCGACCTCGAATCGGCGCGGGCCATGCTCGTCAGATACGCCCAGAGCCAGGCCGCCGACGGCGGACGCATCTACGGAATCTGGCTCCACGACACCCTCGTCGGCGGCGTGATGTTCCGGCTCTTCGACGCGGCTGAGGGCACCTGCGAGGTCGGCTGCTGGCTCGAACCGGGCGCGACGGGGCGCGGACTGGTGACCCGTGCGGTGCGGAAGCTCATCGGCTGGGCGGTGGAACAGCGTGGCATCCACCGCGTGGAGTGGGTGGCCTCGTCGGCCAACGTGGCGAGCATCAGGACCGCCGAACGGCTCGGCATGCGGCGCGAGGGTGTGCTGCGGGAGAGCAGCCTCCACCACGGGGTTCGACAGGACAACGAGATCTGGTCCCTACTCGCTCCTGAGTGGTCCGGGCAGCAGCGGAACGCCCTTTGA
- a CDS encoding helix-turn-helix transcriptional regulator, with the protein MLGIVETKSVSPVFVGRDSELAALTDALARAAAGEPQAMLVGGEAGVGKTRLIEELTSVACGDGAVVAIGGCVEIGGDGLPFAPFSAALRGLRRRLPEEIAAAAEGQEGELARILPELGPAEGGALGEHGRASLFELTVRLLERVAADRTVVLVLEDLHWADASTRHLLAYLFRTLRRGRLLVIATYRADDIHRRHPLRPLLAELDRLRTVSRIELSRFSHPEVRGQLRGIFGDEPAPHLVDEIFGRSDGNAFFVEELAVAIESGCRSGLTDSLRDLLLVRVETLPENAQRVARIVAEGGASVEFPLLLAVAQLSEDDLIEALRAAVGANILLITADGDGYRFRHSLVREAISDDLLPGERSRLNRRLAEALEADPSLVRDDERTTRLAGYWYYAHDAAKALPVVLLASVEARRRYAHAEQLRLLERAMELWDAAPESVRACLRPPDDTDVHPRTDDGASAPLRYLDLLSEATVAARSGGDRERALALSKKALRVLETEADPLRAAWFWTQRSLLVQDLSRGDGWAELATAQDLVLGLPPSAVHASVLSDVASWGALHRPGANSLAAADRAVEYARLVGAENIELNARITRGWLTTEAGSIEEGLAEMYAVRDRVVALGNAAALPLLGRVTINLPSTLESVGRSEEAVAAAELGITLCHQRGLTDKEAWVRANLSESLFSLGRWTEVQAAIEEAARIAHAPKARALVAVRRAMLALGRGDFAEAESQVALARAVFGPHDPQPQHVIGPTRLALVSAARQGRLAEARAEFEQVAAHGFPPGMQRYALPLLCSVAGMEADARGLPEADAGRAAVLASVREQAKRLPALVPVWRAYDLLLEAELARADGIVAPKLWARAAAAFEAPARPYELANARYRWAADLLAASAGREEATTLLVRAHTTAKRLGAAFLVEQTELLAGRARISLATTPRLAPAPDPQADAVSSLGLTPREQDVLRRVAEGRSNRQIAEELYISPKTASVHVSNILAKLGVSGRTEAAAMAHRLQLFSDLEPTHP; encoded by the coding sequence ATGCTCGGCATCGTGGAGACCAAGTCCGTCAGCCCCGTGTTCGTCGGTCGCGACAGCGAGCTGGCCGCGCTCACCGACGCGCTCGCCCGCGCCGCCGCCGGCGAGCCGCAGGCCATGCTCGTGGGCGGTGAGGCGGGCGTCGGCAAGACGAGGCTCATCGAGGAGCTGACCTCGGTGGCCTGCGGCGACGGCGCCGTCGTCGCGATCGGCGGCTGTGTGGAGATCGGTGGCGACGGGCTGCCCTTCGCGCCCTTCTCCGCGGCCCTGCGCGGCCTGCGGCGGCGCCTGCCCGAGGAGATCGCCGCGGCGGCCGAGGGCCAGGAAGGCGAACTGGCCAGGATTCTGCCAGAGCTGGGCCCCGCCGAGGGCGGCGCCCTCGGCGAGCACGGCAGGGCCAGCCTCTTCGAACTCACCGTCCGGCTGCTGGAGCGCGTCGCCGCCGACCGCACGGTCGTCCTCGTCCTGGAGGACCTGCACTGGGCGGACGCCTCCACCCGCCATCTGCTCGCCTATCTCTTCCGTACGCTGCGGCGCGGCCGGCTCCTCGTCATCGCCACCTACCGCGCGGACGACATCCACCGCCGTCACCCGCTGCGCCCGCTCCTCGCGGAGCTTGACCGGCTGCGCACGGTCAGCCGGATCGAGCTCTCCCGCTTCAGCCACCCCGAGGTCAGGGGGCAGCTGCGCGGCATCTTCGGGGACGAGCCGGCCCCCCACCTGGTCGACGAGATCTTCGGCCGCTCCGACGGCAACGCGTTCTTCGTGGAGGAACTGGCCGTCGCCATCGAGTCCGGCTGCCGTTCCGGACTCACCGACTCCCTGCGCGACCTGCTGCTCGTCCGCGTCGAGACGCTGCCGGAGAACGCCCAGCGGGTCGCCCGGATCGTCGCCGAGGGCGGCGCCAGCGTGGAGTTCCCCCTGCTGCTCGCCGTCGCACAGCTCTCCGAGGACGACCTCATCGAGGCGCTGCGCGCGGCTGTCGGCGCGAACATCCTCCTCATCACGGCGGACGGCGACGGGTACCGCTTCCGGCACTCACTCGTCCGCGAGGCCATCAGCGACGACCTCCTCCCCGGCGAACGCTCCCGGCTCAACCGCCGCCTCGCCGAAGCCCTGGAGGCCGACCCCTCCCTCGTACGGGACGACGAACGCACCACCCGCCTCGCCGGCTACTGGTACTACGCGCACGACGCGGCGAAGGCCCTGCCCGTCGTTCTCCTCGCCTCCGTCGAGGCCCGCCGGCGCTACGCCCACGCGGAGCAACTGCGGCTGCTGGAGCGCGCCATGGAGCTCTGGGACGCCGCGCCCGAGTCCGTAAGGGCCTGCCTCAGGCCCCCGGACGACACCGACGTCCACCCGCGCACCGACGACGGCGCGAGCGCCCCGCTGCGCTACCTCGACCTGCTGTCCGAGGCGACCGTCGCGGCACGCTCGGGCGGCGACCGCGAGCGGGCCCTGGCGCTGTCGAAGAAGGCCCTGCGCGTGCTGGAGACCGAAGCCGACCCGCTGCGCGCCGCGTGGTTCTGGACCCAGCGCTCGCTGCTGGTCCAGGACCTCTCACGCGGCGACGGCTGGGCCGAACTGGCCACCGCCCAGGACCTGGTGCTCGGCCTCCCGCCGTCCGCCGTGCACGCCTCGGTCCTCTCCGACGTCGCGAGCTGGGGCGCCCTGCACCGGCCAGGTGCCAACAGCCTGGCCGCCGCCGACCGAGCGGTCGAGTACGCACGTCTGGTCGGCGCGGAGAACATCGAACTGAACGCCAGGATCACGCGCGGCTGGCTCACCACCGAGGCGGGCTCCATCGAGGAGGGCCTGGCCGAGATGTACGCGGTACGGGACCGCGTCGTCGCCCTGGGCAATGCCGCCGCGCTCCCGCTCCTGGGCCGCGTCACCATCAACCTGCCGTCCACACTGGAGAGCGTGGGCCGCTCCGAGGAGGCGGTCGCCGCCGCCGAACTGGGCATCACCCTGTGCCATCAGCGGGGTCTGACCGACAAGGAAGCCTGGGTCAGGGCCAACCTGAGCGAATCCCTGTTCTCGCTCGGCCGCTGGACCGAGGTCCAGGCCGCCATCGAGGAAGCGGCCCGGATAGCGCACGCCCCCAAGGCACGCGCCCTGGTGGCCGTACGGCGCGCGATGCTCGCCCTCGGGCGCGGCGACTTCGCCGAGGCGGAGAGCCAAGTCGCCCTGGCCCGAGCGGTCTTCGGGCCGCACGACCCGCAGCCGCAGCACGTCATCGGCCCGACGAGGCTGGCGCTGGTCAGCGCCGCGCGGCAGGGGCGCCTCGCCGAGGCCCGCGCCGAGTTCGAACAGGTCGCCGCGCACGGCTTCCCGCCGGGCATGCAGCGGTACGCGCTGCCGCTGCTCTGCTCGGTCGCCGGCATGGAGGCGGACGCGCGCGGACTGCCGGAGGCCGACGCGGGACGTGCGGCCGTCCTCGCGAGCGTCCGCGAGCAGGCGAAGCGGCTGCCCGCCCTCGTCCCGGTCTGGCGGGCGTACGACCTGCTGCTCGAAGCCGAACTCGCCCGCGCGGACGGCATCGTGGCCCCGAAGCTGTGGGCCCGCGCGGCTGCCGCCTTCGAGGCGCCGGCCCGGCCGTACGAACTGGCCAACGCCCGGTACCGCTGGGCCGCGGACCTTCTCGCCGCGTCCGCCGGCCGTGAGGAGGCCACCACCCTCCTGGTGCGGGCCCACACCACGGCGAAGCGGCTCGGCGCGGCGTTCCTCGTGGAGCAGACCGAACTCCTCGCCGGGCGGGCCCGGATCAGCCTCGCCACCACCCCGCGGCTCGCCCCGGCGCCCGACCCGCAGGCCGACGCCGTCAGCTCACTGGGCCTGACCCCGCGCGAACAGGACGTCCTGCGCCGGGTCGCGGAGGGCCGCAGCAACCGCCAGATAGCCGAGGAGCTCTACATCTCGCCCAAGACGGCGAGCGTGCACGTCTCCAACATCCTGGCCAAGCTCGGTGTCTCGGGCCGTACGGAAGCGGCGGCGATGGCGCACCGTCTCCAGCTCTTCAGCGACCTGGAACCGACCCACCCGTAG
- a CDS encoding helix-turn-helix transcriptional regulator: MGSGSLLGDYLRTRRERVRPEDARLPPGERRRVPGLRREEVALLAGVSTEYYLRLEQGRDRHPSDQVLESLARALRLDDTEARYLTQLARPATPARRRAPRAEKAGAGVSALIDQWSTPAQVQGLCLGTLAANPMAVALSPYFAPGANTLSALFLEPEMREFYRDWHATTAKAVAYLRSLIADAGRNDDPRLIELVGELSLRSERFRGLWARQDVRHSTSGVTLIRHPLVGDLDLHYEKFALASAPGQMLVTYHAEPGSDSYERLQLLGHLAARGDARRPRPGGPPTAPGTADARATGGSVPGR; encoded by the coding sequence ATGGGATCGGGAAGCCTCCTGGGCGACTATCTGCGCACCCGGCGCGAACGGGTCCGGCCCGAGGACGCCAGGCTGCCGCCCGGTGAGCGCCGGCGCGTGCCGGGGCTGCGCCGTGAGGAGGTGGCGCTCCTCGCGGGTGTCAGCACGGAGTACTACCTCCGCCTGGAGCAGGGGCGGGACCGGCACCCCTCCGATCAGGTGCTGGAAAGCCTGGCCCGCGCGCTCCGGCTGGACGACACGGAGGCGAGGTATCTGACTCAGCTCGCCCGGCCCGCCACCCCGGCCCGGCGCCGGGCACCGCGGGCGGAGAAGGCGGGCGCCGGGGTGTCCGCCCTGATCGACCAGTGGAGCACGCCCGCGCAGGTGCAGGGCCTCTGCCTGGGCACGCTCGCGGCCAACCCGATGGCCGTGGCGCTGAGCCCGTACTTCGCGCCGGGTGCGAATACGCTGAGCGCGCTGTTCCTGGAACCGGAGATGCGCGAGTTCTACCGCGACTGGCACGCCACCACCGCCAAGGCCGTCGCCTATCTGCGCTCGCTCATCGCGGACGCCGGGCGGAACGACGATCCCCGGCTGATCGAGCTGGTCGGCGAGCTGAGCCTGCGCAGCGAGCGGTTCCGGGGCCTGTGGGCGCGGCAGGATGTCCGCCACTCGACGAGCGGTGTCACGCTCATCAGGCATCCGCTGGTCGGCGACCTCGATCTGCACTACGAGAAGTTCGCCCTGGCGAGCGCGCCCGGCCAGATGCTGGTGACCTACCACGCCGAGCCGGGCTCCGACTCGTACGAGCGGCTTCAGCTCCTGGGCCACCTCGCCGCCCGGGGCGACGCCCGGCGGCCCCGGCCGGGCGGCCCGCCGACGGCCCCCGGCACCGCTGACGCCCGCGCTACGGGTGGGTCGGTTCCAGGTCGCTGA
- a CDS encoding NAD(P)-dependent oxidoreductase — translation MNVSVFGATGRTGQAFLTSAARAGHRITAQVREPARLGSAPVDRVVTGSPFDESAVTDALTGADAAVIAFGLKGNRTTPLYSRGTELIVEAMRKLGVRRLIVVSEAGYGPHVRGIAGRTVAALYRATARPLLREREAQDAVILTSGLDWTVVRSGVLHHGPARGNRPRSFTPYRGLAPRTTYADLADLVLDALDDPATYGRDVYP, via the coding sequence ATGAACGTCTCCGTGTTCGGCGCCACCGGGCGTACCGGACAAGCCTTCCTCACCTCCGCCGCACGCGCCGGACACCGCATCACCGCGCAGGTGCGCGAGCCGGCGCGGCTCGGCTCCGCCCCGGTCGACCGGGTGGTGACCGGCAGCCCCTTCGACGAGAGCGCGGTGACCGACGCCCTCACCGGCGCCGACGCCGCGGTGATCGCCTTCGGTCTCAAGGGCAACCGGACGACGCCGCTGTACTCGCGCGGCACCGAACTGATCGTGGAGGCGATGCGGAAGCTGGGCGTACGGCGGCTGATCGTCGTCTCCGAGGCCGGATACGGGCCCCATGTACGCGGCATCGCGGGCCGTACCGTCGCCGCCCTCTACCGCGCGACGGCGCGGCCCCTCCTGCGGGAGCGGGAGGCCCAGGACGCGGTGATCCTCACGAGCGGCCTGGACTGGACCGTCGTACGGTCCGGGGTGCTGCACCACGGGCCGGCGCGAGGCAACCGTCCGCGCTCCTTCACGCCGTACCGGGGTCTCGCGCCCCGTACGACCTACGCGGACCTCGCCGACCTCGTGCTGGACGCGCTGGACGATCCCGCGACGTACGGCCGGGACGTCTACCCGTAA